Proteins found in one Oncorhynchus mykiss isolate Arlee chromosome 17, USDA_OmykA_1.1, whole genome shotgun sequence genomic segment:
- the LOC118940278 gene encoding histone chaperone asf1b-B-like — MAKVQVLNVAVLDNPSPFGNPFQFEITFECMEDLPEDLEWKIIYVGSAESEEYDQTLDSVLVGPVPAGRHMFVFQADAPNTGLIPESDAVGVTVALITCTYNGQEFIRIGYYVNNEYTDPELRENPPVKPDYTQLQRNILASNPRVTRFHINWDGCSDKMEDSENVDPSPNSSSSSSMVPSSCLAGKALPVGLLSGNSMDCL, encoded by the exons ATGGCTAAAGTTCAAGTGTTGAATGTCGCTGTGCTGGACAACCCAAGTCCTTTTGGGAATCCGTTTCAGTTCGAGATTACATTCGAGTGCATGGAGGATTTACCCGAGG acctGGAGTGGAAGATCATCTATGTGGGCTCAGCAGAGAGTGAGGAGTATGATCAGACTCTGGACTCAGTTCTGGTCGGACCGGTACCAGCAGGCAGACACATGTTCGTGTTCCAG gcGGATGCCCCCAACACCGGGCTGATTCCTGAGAGTGATGCTGTGGGGGTAACCGTGGCGCTCATCACCTGCACCTACAACGGACAGGAGTTCATCCGTATCGGTTACTATGTCAACAATGAATACACCGACCCAGAGCTCAGAGAGAACCCACCGGTCAAACCAGACTACACACAG ctgcaGAGGAACATCCTGGCCTCTAACCCCCGTGTGACCCGGTTCCATATCAACTGGGACGGCTGTTCAGACAAGATGGAGGACAGTGAGAATGTAGACCCCTCCCccaacagcagcagtagcagcagcatggtGCCCTCCTCCTGTTTAGCTGGCAAGGCGTTACCTGTAGGACTGCTGTCTGGTAACTCGATGGACTGTCTGTAG